In Candidatus Methylomirabilota bacterium, one genomic interval encodes:
- a CDS encoding sulfite oxidase: MDNGVTRRAFVIHMGTAAALLGGAVPAPAQTAPAPVAGKEKLIVRSPRPINLETPFGQLGAEITPTDLFFVRNNYDGPEMDPAQYVLKVDGQVENPLTLRLDDLRKMEQVTQTITLECAGNGRSFYSPKAPGLQWENGAVGTAVWKGVRLADILRLARPRPTASHVVPDGNDTPPTPQAPDFIRSHPIWKAIEPHTMVAIEMNGRPVPHLHGGPARLIVPGWIGSASIKWLVQLTLADKEWDGPFMQRSYRSPRAEDPKHTYSLQSLECKSLIMSPLDGAKLAAGAQTVAGYAWAGEGFVTGVDVSLDGGKTWAPAALVGKEHRYAWRRWEFPWPAAAGAHVIMARATDSLGRMQPGSKSRDPQGYRWNVIHAVRVDAA; encoded by the coding sequence ATGGACAATGGCGTCACGCGTCGCGCTTTCGTGATCCACATGGGCACCGCGGCCGCGCTTCTCGGAGGCGCTGTTCCCGCGCCGGCACAGACCGCGCCGGCGCCGGTGGCCGGCAAGGAAAAGCTCATCGTGCGGAGCCCCCGCCCCATCAACCTCGAGACTCCGTTCGGACAGCTCGGCGCGGAGATCACGCCAACGGATCTCTTCTTCGTCCGGAACAACTACGACGGCCCGGAGATGGACCCTGCCCAGTACGTGCTCAAGGTGGACGGCCAGGTGGAGAATCCGCTGACCCTGCGCCTGGACGATCTCAGAAAGATGGAGCAGGTCACCCAGACCATCACGCTCGAATGCGCGGGCAACGGACGCAGCTTCTACTCTCCGAAAGCGCCCGGTCTCCAGTGGGAGAACGGCGCCGTGGGCACCGCGGTGTGGAAAGGGGTCCGGCTGGCCGATATCCTGCGCCTGGCCCGGCCCCGCCCCACCGCCTCGCATGTCGTGCCCGATGGGAATGACACGCCGCCCACACCTCAGGCGCCGGACTTCATCCGGAGCCATCCGATCTGGAAGGCCATAGAGCCGCATACCATGGTCGCCATCGAGATGAATGGGCGGCCCGTGCCTCATCTGCACGGCGGGCCGGCGCGCTTGATCGTCCCGGGCTGGATCGGCTCGGCGTCGATCAAGTGGCTGGTCCAGCTCACGCTTGCCGACAAGGAGTGGGACGGCCCCTTCATGCAGCGGAGCTACCGCTCCCCGCGCGCCGAGGATCCGAAGCACACCTACTCGCTGCAATCCCTGGAATGCAAGTCCCTGATCATGAGCCCGCTCGACGGCGCCAAGCTGGCCGCGGGGGCGCAGACGGTCGCGGGCTACGCGTGGGCGGGTGAAGGCTTCGTGACCGGCGTGGACGTCTCCCTCGACGGCGGCAAGACGTGGGCGCCCGCCGCGCTGGTGGGCAAGGAGCATCGGTACGCCTGGCGCCGGTGGGAGTTTCCGTGGCCGGCCGCCGCGGGCGCGCACGTCATCATGGCGCGCGCCACGGATTCGCTCGGCCGGATGCAGCCGGGCAGCAAATCACGCGATCCCCAAGGCTATCGCTGGAACGTGATCCACGCCGTTCGGGTCGATGCGGCGTAG
- a CDS encoding metal ABC transporter permease has protein sequence MLELLWLPFLACLVLTGIHVYLGLHVLARGVIFVDLALAQVAALGITVAFLAGHPIQSEAAYWYALVFTVGGAALFSLTRMRRAVIPQEAIIGIVYAVSAAITVLAVDRAPQGSEHIKQLLVGSILTVTPAEVARLAVLYGLIGALHVLIRRPLLEISFDPEGARRHGRAIRGWDFCFYVTFGVVVTSSVRMAGVLLVFSYLIVPAAVAALLAGSVAGRLVTGWALGFVVSVLGLWASFSWDLPTGAAVVATFGALIAAVALGLGMLALARGVRERGWEALRGVGLAAGGAVALAGLLLAAVPRMDHHWLNWLEEAVPSIEHAFLTRGERQTWRDSQEALARAQAEVRRLKTLQEDVQWGRARLTEDQQERLRQFLASRGEISAGDRFVLRTLRAHARERQRFWLGVPLLVLGIAGVLWLAGGSRRPTSPS, from the coding sequence ATGCTGGAGCTCCTCTGGCTGCCCTTCCTCGCCTGCCTCGTCCTGACGGGCATCCATGTCTACCTGGGGCTCCACGTGCTGGCCCGGGGCGTGATCTTCGTGGATCTCGCCCTGGCCCAGGTCGCCGCCCTCGGCATCACCGTCGCCTTCCTGGCCGGGCATCCGATCCAGAGCGAGGCGGCGTACTGGTATGCCCTGGTCTTCACGGTGGGGGGCGCCGCGCTCTTCTCGCTGACGCGCATGCGCCGCGCGGTGATTCCTCAGGAGGCCATCATCGGCATCGTCTACGCCGTCTCGGCCGCCATCACCGTGCTCGCGGTGGACCGGGCGCCCCAGGGGAGCGAGCACATCAAGCAGCTTCTCGTCGGGAGCATCCTGACCGTCACTCCAGCGGAGGTGGCGCGGCTGGCCGTTCTGTACGGATTGATCGGGGCGCTGCACGTTCTCATCCGGCGGCCGCTCCTCGAGATCTCCTTCGACCCCGAGGGGGCCCGGAGGCACGGCCGGGCCATCCGTGGGTGGGATTTCTGCTTCTACGTCACCTTCGGCGTGGTGGTGACGAGCAGCGTGCGGATGGCCGGCGTGCTCCTCGTCTTCTCCTATCTCATCGTGCCGGCCGCCGTGGCCGCGCTTCTCGCCGGCTCGGTGGCCGGGAGGCTCGTGACAGGGTGGGCCCTCGGCTTCGTCGTCAGCGTGCTCGGGCTCTGGGCTTCCTTCTCATGGGATCTCCCCACCGGGGCGGCCGTCGTGGCGACTTTCGGGGCGCTGATCGCGGCGGTCGCCCTCGGGCTCGGCATGCTCGCGCTTGCTCGCGGAGTGCGCGAGCGGGGCTGGGAAGCGCTGCGCGGCGTCGGCCTCGCCGCGGGGGGCGCCGTCGCGTTGGCGGGGCTGCTGCTGGCCGCTGTCCCGCGCATGGATCACCACTGGCTGAACTGGCTCGAGGAGGCCGTGCCGTCCATCGAGCACGCGTTTCTCACTCGCGGCGAGCGCCAGACCTGGCGCGACAGCCAGGAGGCGCTGGCGCGAGCGCAGGCGGAAGTCCGCCGGCTGAAGACGTTGCAAGAGGACGTGCAGTGGGGGCGGGCCAGGCTCACGGAGGATCAGCAGGAGCGACTGCGCCAGTTTCTCGCCTCGCGCGGCGAGATCAGCGCGGGCGACCGCTTCGTGTTGCGCACCCTGCGCGCCCACGCCCGCGAGCGCCAGCGCTTCTGGCTGGGCGTGCCGCTCCTTGTCCTCGGAATAGCGGGGGTCCTTTGGCTTGCCGGAGGCAGCCGCCGGCCCACTTCTCCGTCCTAG